The sequence CCTGCATAAAAAGGGCATCCCGGTGGTCACGAGCAACGCCTTGGTGCCAGGTGCGCCGCAGACTTTCGTCGCCTTCGACAACCGCCACGCGGGACGCCTGGGCGGCGAGGCCATCGTGCGCCGCCTGAGCGAGCTGCGCGGCCCCGACTGGCCCAGCAAGGGTGGCGTGATCATCGAACTGCGCTGCATCATCACCGCCTCGTTCGACATCGGCCGCCACGAAGGCTACCGCTCGGTGTTCGACCCGCTCGTCAAGGCCAATCCGAACCTGAAGGTCGAAACCCGCGAAGCCCGCTGCGATGACGCCAAGGCACACAAGGCGGTGGATGAGCTGATCTCGCGCTACGGTGCGGCCAGCGTGCTGGCCGTGGCCAGCATCGACGGCACGATGGGCGTCGGCGGAGCGGTGCGGGCACTGCAAGGCCAGGGCCTGCTGTACCCGTTCGAGGATCCGCGCCACATTCCGGTGGCAACCATTGACGGCTCACTCGTCGAGCTGCAGGCCATCGCGCTCGGCCACATCGACCACGTCTCGGTGCAGCCGGCCGACGGCGAAGGCGTGCTGTCGATGCGGCTGCTGTTCGACATGATG comes from Polaromonas naphthalenivorans CJ2 and encodes:
- a CDS encoding sugar ABC transporter substrate-binding protein; translation: MSLKKTLQATVATLALVAAAQTLAKDVYRVAVIRWAPTDIYFNGVQMGQELERQRLEKAHGVKIEFRVFGANDVTQQRTEIETQISRGVDGMLFVPWRGEVMRSLVTGLHKKGIPVVTSNALVPGAPQTFVAFDNRHAGRLGGEAIVRRLSELRGPDWPSKGGVIIELRCIITASFDIGRHEGYRSVFDPLVKANPNLKVETREARCDDAKAHKAVDELISRYGAASVLAVASIDGTMGVGGAVRALQGQGLLYPFEDPRHIPVATIDGSLVELQAIALGHIDHVSVQPADGEGVLSMRLLFDMMKAGRPMARADKASTLMADSKELWAPVQVEPGTAFDGAWYRTKAFSVPSDVRYDDPRLWSIQMYKIENGGKAPDLIGGKFKN